One part of the Oceanidesulfovibrio indonesiensis genome encodes these proteins:
- a CDS encoding response regulator has product MAHILIVEDEPSVRAMLRESLAAEGHDVDEAANGREGLSAMEARPAEVVITDILMPEKEGLQFIKDLRQGYPDAKIVAISGGAPGLQSGCNLELASMFGAHVTCAKPVDIDALLMMIRSFVPASP; this is encoded by the coding sequence ATGGCACATATACTGATCGTCGAAGACGAACCCTCCGTGCGCGCCATGCTGCGCGAATCCCTGGCTGCGGAGGGGCATGACGTTGACGAAGCGGCAAACGGCAGGGAAGGGCTGAGCGCGATGGAGGCCAGGCCGGCCGAGGTCGTGATCACGGACATCCTCATGCCCGAAAAGGAAGGGCTGCAATTCATCAAGGACTTGCGCCAGGGCTATCCGGACGCCAAGATCGTGGCCATCTCGGGGGGGGCGCCCGGCCTCCAGTCCGGGTGCAACCTGGAACTCGCCTCCATGTTCGGGGCGCATGTCACCTGCGCCAAACCTGTGGACATCGACGCCTTGCTGATGATGATACGCAGCTTCGTCCCGGCTTCACCCTGA
- a CDS encoding type II secretion system protein, protein MSTKTSHSKGFTLIELIVTLVLAGLVGALIMPFFYAGIFESRTAMDRVSNNRDLQAMLENAMTYYFNSNEYYHFSDPAGYQPLNDEQFANGTDGPMVEFANWLNTNWNQLNSTSTIDSLTAEYPFEPTSNGTTGPSPYASDNRVVRVNVTHTSGLEYVLYIGQAVEK, encoded by the coding sequence ATGAGTACGAAGACATCACACAGCAAGGGCTTCACGCTCATCGAACTCATCGTAACGCTGGTCCTCGCCGGTCTGGTGGGCGCGCTCATCATGCCGTTCTTCTACGCCGGCATTTTCGAGAGCCGCACGGCCATGGATCGCGTGTCGAACAACCGCGATCTGCAGGCTATGCTCGAGAATGCGATGACGTATTACTTCAACTCGAACGAGTATTATCATTTTTCAGATCCGGCGGGCTATCAGCCGCTGAACGATGAGCAGTTTGCGAATGGCACCGACGGCCCCATGGTGGAGTTCGCGAACTGGCTCAACACCAATTGGAACCAGCTCAACTCGACATCCACCATCGATTCGCTGACTGCGGAATACCCGTTCGAGCCCACGTCGAACGGCACAACCGGTCCGAGCCCGTATGCAAGCGACAATCGGGTGGTGCGGGTCAATGTGACGCACACTTCCGGACTCGAATACGTTCTTTATATCGGGCAGGCGGTCGAAAAATGA
- a CDS encoding ATP-binding protein has translation MAVDITERKEAEAERTRLEKHFRQAQKMQALGTLAGGIAHDFNNMIFAILGFVRLALRNAEPGSKMEEYLKQVHSASMRASDLVRQILTFSRQTEQERKPVAVASLVKETAKLLRATLPTTIDMHVEIEPEAEGEQSSILGDPTQVHQVIMNLCTNAGHAMRMRGGDLTVHLGLREVTPESARNVLEQNPGTFVELTVSDTGHGIDPAIMEQIYDPFFTTKEPGEGTGMGLSVVHGIVKSHGGTVHVDSEVGVGTTFTILLPRLVQTEEELNAQSSIYSPRGDEHILFVDDEALLVQMAEETLSQLGYSVTATTSPTKALEMFSQTPDAFDIVITDQTMPGMTGMELARTMLAAKPDLPIVLMTGYSEAVTSDIARQSGLSEYLMKPVVEEELAQTIRHVLDRVQ, from the coding sequence GTGGCCGTGGACATCACAGAGCGCAAGGAGGCCGAGGCCGAGCGCACACGGCTGGAAAAGCATTTCCGTCAGGCGCAGAAAATGCAGGCCCTGGGCACCCTGGCCGGCGGCATTGCGCACGACTTCAACAACATGATCTTCGCGATTCTCGGGTTCGTGCGGCTGGCCCTGCGAAACGCCGAGCCCGGCTCCAAGATGGAGGAATACCTCAAGCAGGTGCATTCTGCGTCCATGCGCGCCTCGGACCTCGTGCGCCAGATCCTCACCTTCAGCCGTCAGACCGAACAGGAAAGAAAGCCCGTGGCCGTGGCCAGCCTGGTGAAGGAAACCGCCAAGCTCCTGCGCGCCACCCTGCCCACCACTATCGACATGCACGTGGAGATAGAGCCAGAGGCCGAAGGCGAACAATCCTCCATCCTCGGCGATCCCACCCAGGTGCACCAGGTGATAATGAACCTGTGCACAAACGCGGGCCACGCCATGCGAATGCGCGGCGGAGACCTCACGGTGCATCTGGGTCTTCGCGAAGTCACGCCGGAATCCGCGCGAAACGTGCTGGAACAGAACCCAGGCACCTTCGTGGAACTCACCGTTTCCGACACCGGACACGGCATCGATCCCGCCATCATGGAACAGATTTACGACCCCTTCTTCACCACCAAGGAACCGGGCGAAGGCACCGGCATGGGCCTGTCCGTGGTGCACGGCATAGTAAAGAGTCACGGCGGGACCGTGCACGTGGACAGCGAGGTGGGTGTGGGCACCACCTTCACCATCCTCCTGCCCCGGCTCGTGCAGACCGAGGAAGAGCTCAACGCCCAGAGCAGCATATACTCGCCGCGCGGCGATGAGCACATCCTCTTCGTGGACGACGAAGCACTGCTCGTGCAGATGGCCGAGGAGACACTCTCGCAGCTCGGCTACAGCGTGACGGCGACCACCTCGCCCACCAAGGCATTGGAAATGTTTTCCCAGACGCCGGACGCGTTCGACATCGTCATAACCGACCAGACCATGCCCGGCATGACCGGCATGGAACTGGCCCGGACGATGCTCGCCGCCAAGCCGGACCTCCCCATTGTGCTCATGACCGGATACTCGGAAGCCGTCACTTCGGACATCGCGCGGCAATCCGGCCTGTCCGAATACCTCATGAAGCCCGTCGTGGAGGAGGAACTCGCACAAACAATCCGCCACGTGCTCGACCGCGTGCAGTAA
- a CDS encoding tetratricopeptide repeat protein yields MSDTNVNPEGLRGVFSTVKKSWIGAGATKRKVEQRIVVYAEQEGDSVRVRMQQLNDHSLPAGEETSMPLDEFLASYTPEPEIYENEMQPAVRKLTKTLARADRQRRQGEVYSAEFEYRNALDMDGENVRANFGLGLTYLDRGNTEEAEGVLRKLVTLNKTFAADNKHLFNEFGIKLRKSGMYDQALAYYGRAMKLTQKDENLYYNIARTLHDKGDFDKGLLFADKALALRPAFEEAKQLRRVLEKKIGQGA; encoded by the coding sequence ATGAGCGATACGAACGTGAACCCGGAAGGACTGCGGGGCGTCTTCAGCACCGTAAAGAAGAGTTGGATCGGCGCCGGCGCCACCAAGCGCAAGGTGGAGCAGCGCATCGTGGTCTACGCGGAGCAGGAGGGCGACTCGGTCCGCGTTCGCATGCAACAACTCAACGACCACTCCCTGCCCGCCGGCGAGGAGACGTCCATGCCACTCGACGAGTTCCTGGCCAGTTATACGCCGGAGCCGGAAATCTACGAGAACGAAATGCAGCCGGCCGTGCGCAAGCTCACCAAAACCCTGGCCAGGGCGGATCGGCAGCGCCGGCAGGGCGAGGTCTACAGCGCGGAGTTCGAGTACAGGAACGCCCTGGACATGGACGGCGAGAACGTGCGCGCCAATTTCGGACTGGGACTCACCTACCTGGATCGCGGGAACACCGAGGAAGCGGAGGGCGTGCTCAGGAAGCTGGTGACCCTGAACAAGACCTTCGCCGCGGACAACAAACACCTGTTCAACGAGTTCGGCATCAAGCTGCGCAAGTCCGGCATGTACGATCAGGCCCTTGCCTACTACGGCCGGGCAATGAAGCTCACCCAGAAGGACGAGAACCTCTACTACAACATTGCCCGCACCCTCCACGACAAGGGCGACTTCGACAAGGGGCTGCTTTTCGCGGACAAAGCTCTGGCGTTGCGCCCCGCTTTCGAGGAAGCGAAGCAGCTCAGGCGCGTTCTGGAAAAGAAGATCGGCCAGGGCGCGTGA
- a CDS encoding PilW family protein produces MHQRALQQEIHHARKCGERQSGFSLIYIIVAITLLSALSAGVMALTTSSNYAEVSDRYAIQARYAAISGLNHISGMHDAYRNMIDRTFDIVNDNGDVVAQYTFLGVLQNVSNNAVRVNILGTAAPGTPHESRYQLITQFQGADRGRIAFREDFDKFDMTSSDPRKRPVEVDEDSKRFSVGHGETHAFGSFVYTGTDTFNFGDNNCTDGKCDFRWGIRAFMTTWYDVNVADGLVLATWNGELNNWDSVGGHSTHGEMIGYAGDSRVSTGGWHWIDPEHNGIQPPKIGIEIDNWGNNHPRICGYTNNYPSNTMKTGINSGSRFDMGGSGTNGVDHLAVMLWGLDQEYMCSYAEWGATLAEGAKTMDDNTHALTSQFMDANLAFTEDRATGGRVTLDGSLTRVGQAFTLEDVTGERPKDELDSKHRVIAASFYMRPSPSNTRSLQGSLRARLYNVADGTFAGSDGVPGSEVHGSFVSNSISVGYIFTDGDLDNYYRNSNEWRLVTFYFAGPDYYSPSGGRTSSSNIAAASPPNIDIEPGQDYVIVLEYTDGHSRRSIDVAVEPKQVVSGNKWPGNLVLYEDGNWSADSTRTPIYYVHLYEQVFPFINHLNYFEPDNFSDYRLYKNRNAIRYEIDREIEPTWFGDEQRYKYNIRAWVRRCEDTSIEQDCPDFVDTVFSDTSGDLSTEKNPPAIDTTIYLNAEMHEDFEKAIFGFTEATGGSTQDATFAHFVLQFKRPFDTIIDEVASPYNLGNFQSDF; encoded by the coding sequence ATGCATCAGCGAGCCCTGCAGCAGGAAATACACCACGCCAGGAAATGCGGAGAGCGGCAGAGCGGTTTCTCGCTCATATACATCATCGTGGCCATCACGTTGCTGTCGGCCCTGTCCGCCGGCGTCATGGCGCTGACCACGAGTTCCAACTACGCCGAGGTTTCCGACCGGTATGCGATACAGGCCCGCTACGCCGCCATTTCCGGCCTGAACCACATCTCCGGCATGCACGACGCCTACCGCAACATGATCGACAGAACGTTCGACATCGTGAACGACAACGGCGACGTCGTTGCGCAGTACACGTTCCTTGGCGTTCTGCAGAACGTGAGCAACAACGCCGTTCGGGTGAACATCCTTGGCACGGCTGCGCCCGGCACTCCGCATGAATCGCGGTATCAGTTGATAACGCAGTTCCAGGGCGCGGACCGCGGCCGCATCGCCTTCCGTGAGGACTTCGATAAATTCGACATGACGAGTTCGGATCCTAGAAAGCGGCCCGTGGAAGTGGATGAAGACAGCAAGCGGTTCAGTGTGGGCCACGGCGAGACCCATGCGTTCGGGTCGTTCGTATACACTGGCACCGACACCTTCAACTTCGGCGACAACAACTGCACGGACGGCAAGTGCGACTTCCGCTGGGGCATACGCGCCTTCATGACCACGTGGTATGATGTTAACGTGGCCGACGGCCTGGTGCTGGCCACGTGGAACGGAGAACTCAACAACTGGGATTCCGTGGGCGGCCACTCCACTCACGGCGAGATGATAGGCTATGCCGGCGATTCACGCGTGAGCACTGGCGGCTGGCACTGGATCGACCCGGAGCACAACGGCATACAGCCGCCCAAAATCGGCATCGAGATCGACAACTGGGGCAATAACCATCCACGCATATGCGGCTATACGAACAACTACCCTTCAAATACCATGAAAACCGGAATCAACTCCGGCAGCCGTTTCGACATGGGCGGTAGCGGAACCAACGGTGTGGATCACCTCGCCGTGATGCTCTGGGGTCTCGACCAGGAATACATGTGCTCCTACGCAGAGTGGGGAGCCACCCTGGCTGAAGGCGCGAAAACCATGGACGACAACACCCATGCGCTCACGAGCCAGTTCATGGACGCCAATCTCGCGTTCACGGAAGATCGCGCCACCGGCGGTCGTGTGACGCTGGACGGTTCGCTGACCCGGGTTGGGCAGGCGTTCACCCTCGAGGACGTTACGGGCGAACGGCCCAAGGACGAGCTTGACTCGAAGCACAGGGTTATTGCCGCGAGTTTTTACATGCGGCCGTCTCCGTCAAATACGCGAAGCCTTCAGGGAAGCCTGCGCGCTCGGCTCTACAACGTGGCGGACGGCACGTTTGCAGGAAGCGACGGCGTGCCGGGTTCCGAGGTCCATGGCAGCTTCGTGAGCAACTCCATCAGCGTCGGCTACATTTTTACGGATGGCGACCTGGACAACTACTATCGGAACTCGAACGAATGGAGGCTCGTCACATTCTACTTCGCCGGTCCTGATTACTATTCGCCCAGTGGCGGCCGGACCTCCTCGTCAAACATCGCGGCGGCGTCCCCCCCGAACATCGATATCGAACCGGGCCAGGACTATGTCATTGTGCTCGAGTATACGGACGGCCATTCAAGGCGATCCATCGACGTCGCCGTAGAGCCCAAACAGGTGGTTTCCGGAAACAAGTGGCCCGGCAACCTCGTACTGTACGAGGACGGGAACTGGTCCGCTGATTCTACCAGAACTCCCATCTACTATGTGCACCTGTATGAGCAGGTGTTCCCGTTCATCAACCACCTCAACTACTTTGAACCGGATAACTTCAGCGACTACAGGCTGTACAAAAACAGAAACGCCATCCGCTATGAGATCGACCGGGAGATCGAGCCCACCTGGTTCGGCGATGAGCAACGCTATAAATACAACATCCGCGCGTGGGTCCGGCGGTGTGAAGACACTTCAATAGAACAGGACTGCCCCGATTTTGTGGACACGGTCTTCTCGGATACTTCCGGGGATTTGAGCACGGAGAAGAATCCGCCTGCAATCGACACGACAATCTACCTCAATGCAGAGATGCACGAGGACTTCGAGAAGGCGATCTTCGGGTTCACAGAAGCCACGGGCGGCTCCACACAGGACGCGACGTTCGCGCACTTCGTGCTGCAGTTCAAACGACCGTTCGACACCATTATCGACGAAGTCGCCTCTCCTTATAACTTAGGCAACTTCCAGTCCGATTTTTAG
- a CDS encoding response regulator, whose amino-acid sequence MARVLLVEDDSQVREMLLETLTQEGHEVTEASNGKEAVAAYRANPPDLVITDIIMPDQDGVETIHTIRREFPDAKIIAISGGSANIRGEYLLGTADALGAVKTFNKPVDVSELLDAIDSIVRGLSRT is encoded by the coding sequence ATGGCACGGGTTCTGCTAGTAGAAGACGACTCGCAAGTGCGCGAAATGCTGCTTGAAACACTCACCCAGGAAGGCCACGAGGTCACCGAGGCGAGCAACGGCAAGGAAGCAGTCGCAGCGTATCGCGCCAACCCGCCGGACCTCGTCATCACAGACATAATCATGCCGGATCAGGACGGCGTGGAGACCATACACACCATCCGCCGCGAGTTCCCGGACGCCAAGATCATCGCCATATCCGGCGGCAGCGCGAACATACGCGGGGAGTACCTGCTGGGCACAGCCGACGCCCTGGGCGCGGTCAAAACCTTCAACAAGCCGGTCGATGTGAGTGAGCTGCTTGACGCCATCGACTCCATCGTCCGAGGCTTATCGAGAACATAA
- a CDS encoding tetratricopeptide repeat protein, which produces MKQDLSHFISEGVIRGVFSTQAKARVGFGATRKNTAQTVYMYVDEQDDGRFSIQALNSSFVPTGDSQFITREELLKQYLPEPDVYMKRYLPAMKELEEAVSRGEEHLENKELFSAEYEFKNALRIDEENIRATFGLGLTYLERGEKDKGALVFKRLGNIDGAFEESHKHLFNEFGIMLRKQGLLDQAMQHYSRAFRLCKSDEHLLYNMSRVLYEKHRHKAALWVLNRAMQLNPSFEEGQELLDVLQKKNAKPVAVEDLPFLDPE; this is translated from the coding sequence ATGAAACAGGACCTCTCGCATTTCATAAGCGAAGGCGTTATTCGCGGCGTTTTCTCGACCCAGGCCAAGGCCCGGGTCGGGTTCGGAGCGACGCGCAAAAACACCGCGCAGACAGTCTATATGTACGTCGACGAGCAGGACGACGGCCGGTTCTCCATCCAGGCCCTGAACTCAAGCTTCGTTCCCACCGGCGACAGTCAGTTCATCACCCGCGAGGAACTGCTCAAGCAGTATCTGCCGGAACCGGACGTCTACATGAAGCGGTATCTTCCGGCCATGAAGGAGCTGGAGGAGGCCGTCTCGCGCGGGGAGGAGCACCTGGAGAACAAGGAGCTGTTCAGCGCGGAATACGAGTTCAAGAACGCTCTGCGCATCGACGAAGAGAACATCCGGGCGACCTTCGGCCTTGGGCTCACTTATCTGGAGCGCGGGGAGAAGGACAAAGGGGCGCTCGTTTTCAAGCGCCTCGGCAACATCGACGGCGCCTTCGAGGAATCGCACAAGCATCTGTTCAACGAGTTCGGCATCATGCTGCGCAAGCAGGGGCTGCTGGACCAGGCCATGCAGCATTACAGCCGCGCTTTCCGGCTCTGTAAAAGCGACGAACACCTGCTCTACAACATGAGCCGCGTGCTCTATGAAAAGCACAGACACAAGGCGGCGCTCTGGGTGCTGAACCGCGCCATGCAACTCAATCCATCCTTCGAAGAAGGACAGGAGCTGCTTGACGTTCTGCAAAAGAAAAACGCGAAGCCCGTTGCAGTCGAGGACCTGCCGTTTCTCGATCCCGAGTAG
- a CDS encoding pilus assembly FimT family protein: MNRHSRPLQRDPRAGFTMVEFVATLLVLAVLAAFIIPKANPAESTAANDINVLRAHIRYVQLRAMGDVVPWGLDIDAGSYSLEINGAVATAADRQRLPGVNTITHAFETDGLSVTPVRIAFDSRGRPVNPDTRDVLNSDQTITASMSGGDAPSPIVITRQTGFLQ; the protein is encoded by the coding sequence ATGAATCGGCATTCCCGACCCCTGCAGCGCGACCCGCGCGCAGGGTTCACCATGGTGGAGTTCGTCGCCACGCTTCTCGTACTCGCGGTCCTCGCCGCGTTCATCATCCCGAAGGCCAATCCCGCGGAATCCACGGCGGCGAACGACATCAACGTTCTGCGCGCGCACATTCGCTATGTGCAGCTCAGGGCCATGGGCGACGTGGTGCCATGGGGCCTGGACATCGATGCGGGCTCCTACTCCCTGGAGATAAACGGCGCGGTCGCGACTGCGGCGGACCGACAACGCCTGCCGGGCGTCAACACGATCACGCATGCGTTCGAGACCGATGGATTGAGCGTGACGCCGGTGCGCATCGCCTTCGACAGCCGCGGCCGGCCCGTGAACCCGGATACCCGGGACGTGCTCAACAGCGACCAGACCATTACCGCGTCCATGAGCGGGGGCGACGCGCCTTCGCCCATCGTCATCACCAGACAGACAGGATTCCTCCAATGA
- a CDS encoding formylglycine-generating enzyme family protein, with product MMFAAPRSFRSARSLLGHTTAILVCTAFLVICPGLCRGAGAIGAPSETPAPSWTDPITGMEFVLVPGGCFEMGRAPGVEKILMGEVDQWFMDRHYGNETPRYEVCVEPFWLSRHEVTQGQWEAVTGQADQGCEWTGRGEALPASFITYENARDYAAELSKQSANGESFRLPTEAEWEFACRAGADAPFSTGWDITPDDARFTKVYELGTREKLANPARPKTVAPVGSFTPNAYGVCDMHGNVAEWTSTLYTPQPGVEPVFEKRESHRVIKGGSYADHPRSVRCGARKGAKTGYISCQVGARLVRVPPVRANEADSAAQ from the coding sequence ATGATGTTTGCCGCGCCGCGTTCCTTTCGATCAGCCCGGTCGTTACTGGGTCATACCACCGCCATACTCGTATGCACAGCCTTCCTCGTCATATGCCCTGGACTGTGCCGCGGCGCCGGCGCCATCGGGGCGCCTTCTGAGACGCCAGCCCCCTCGTGGACCGATCCGATTACCGGCATGGAGTTCGTCCTTGTTCCAGGCGGCTGTTTCGAGATGGGCCGCGCTCCAGGAGTTGAGAAAATATTGATGGGCGAGGTGGACCAGTGGTTCATGGACCGCCACTACGGCAACGAAACGCCGCGATACGAGGTGTGCGTCGAGCCGTTCTGGCTTTCGCGCCACGAGGTAACGCAGGGGCAGTGGGAAGCGGTGACGGGACAGGCGGACCAGGGATGCGAGTGGACCGGCAGGGGCGAGGCGCTGCCCGCCAGCTTCATCACCTATGAAAACGCGCGTGACTACGCGGCCGAACTGTCCAAACAATCGGCGAACGGCGAGTCCTTCCGTTTGCCGACAGAGGCGGAATGGGAGTTCGCCTGCCGCGCCGGAGCCGACGCGCCATTCTCCACCGGCTGGGACATCACGCCTGACGATGCGCGGTTCACCAAGGTTTATGAGCTCGGCACCCGGGAGAAGCTTGCGAATCCGGCGAGACCGAAAACAGTCGCGCCTGTGGGAAGCTTTACGCCGAACGCCTATGGCGTCTGCGACATGCACGGCAACGTGGCGGAGTGGACCTCCACGCTGTACACCCCGCAACCGGGCGTGGAGCCGGTGTTCGAAAAGCGCGAATCGCACCGGGTCATCAAAGGCGGATCATACGCCGACCATCCCAGAAGTGTGCGCTGCGGCGCAAGAAAAGGCGCGAAGACCGGCTATATTAGCTGCCAGGTTGGCGCGCGGCTGGTCCGTGTTCCTCCGGTCCGAGCGAACGAAGCAGATTCGGCTGCGCAGTAG
- a CDS encoding type II secretion system protein: MMQLSMTRYYSEDQDMMQKSKRSGGFTMIELVTVLLIIGLVGAIGAVGFGDAIRGYVISAESAEQAQEAQVALTKFNVELMRMNAVTASTSTSITYQPIFGFPIDSTTHTFNFSNGVVTWEGQPLIDDVQDFSITYHDTHDSAAAATFTNGTTSMIQVSITTQNAAGSEQTFTQRIFPLVNHYTR; encoded by the coding sequence ATGATGCAGCTTTCCATGACCCGATACTACTCCGAGGACCAGGACATGATGCAGAAATCGAAGCGATCCGGCGGATTCACCATGATAGAGCTTGTCACGGTGCTGCTCATCATCGGTCTGGTGGGCGCCATAGGGGCCGTGGGCTTCGGCGACGCCATCCGCGGCTACGTCATCTCGGCGGAAAGCGCGGAGCAGGCCCAGGAGGCCCAGGTGGCGCTGACCAAGTTCAACGTGGAGCTCATGCGCATGAATGCGGTGACGGCATCCACCAGCACCTCCATCACCTACCAGCCCATCTTCGGATTCCCCATCGATTCCACCACCCACACGTTCAACTTCTCCAACGGCGTGGTCACCTGGGAGGGGCAACCCCTCATAGACGATGTGCAGGATTTCTCCATCACCTATCATGACACCCATGACTCCGCGGCCGCGGCCACGTTCACGAACGGCACCACGTCCATGATCCAGGTGAGCATCACGACGCAGAACGCGGCCGGCAGTGAGCAGACGTTCACCCAGCGCATCTTTCCGCTCGTGAATCATTATACGCGGTAG
- a CDS encoding DUF3859 domain-containing protein, which produces MLMSSGSVWAQPPSELNAKMLEAGTFESVWSDEEQEVGPCAPPSLRLDKRTDEVHASLLSRFGFTYMLSGGPAREHVLEIVIRHPAMENPATGQTLAEQSLEITACPGTPAFAGWSFTSGWELVPGTWTVEVRQRDRKLLEKDFEVVIAGEYPQMQLDYSLLPEAADAYREFLRSREETIEFLENAGLGAAHVVGTFPDAEFAEESADSCRAQGKGARVVETSGVLGTTYLLECIDFAQMHSENAKSGERADDSVKSDVELDVAVMPDMNVGALPGESVEGNAAAPGDPMHGGDDPAAVLSGYEELDASMIRPGGYAVLFGLLDSNQAASRYAGVLAETIDVEPEVHRMSGTKRQGLYAVLGPPGTLDEARGALESMPYPDQSPIVVKLAPLQRLARAEQSAPGVGEYDPSLVAMSLEAEAQALEALRRAEESMEDTPSIEEITRMPEDAFAGNEVEEEDPHGWTVQGRTASRFGMQDSPPVSAPSETGVDVLVARTSRRSEAQDVVRRLEESEVNATIRETDHGAYEVRVENVADTRAARRLAERIFSQAGVNATVVLTAGAGESVAPELETSVGKATPYAVQVISTLVRSEAQRYMETLRSRGYDPVLAEVSGKLGAWYSIRIGRYASPEEAEQASSAFSKKEGFSSIVVEDAG; this is translated from the coding sequence ATGCTGATGTCGTCCGGCTCAGTCTGGGCTCAGCCGCCTTCGGAGTTGAACGCGAAAATGCTGGAGGCCGGCACCTTCGAGAGTGTCTGGAGCGACGAGGAGCAGGAGGTCGGTCCGTGCGCGCCGCCATCCCTGCGGCTGGATAAGAGAACCGATGAGGTCCATGCCTCCCTGCTGTCCCGCTTCGGTTTCACCTACATGCTTTCGGGCGGTCCGGCGCGGGAACATGTGTTGGAGATCGTCATCCGCCATCCGGCCATGGAAAATCCCGCCACCGGCCAGACGCTTGCCGAGCAGTCGCTGGAGATCACAGCCTGTCCGGGCACGCCGGCCTTCGCGGGCTGGTCCTTCACGTCGGGCTGGGAGCTCGTGCCAGGAACCTGGACCGTGGAGGTGCGCCAGAGGGACCGAAAGCTTCTTGAGAAGGATTTCGAGGTGGTCATAGCGGGTGAGTATCCCCAGATGCAGCTGGACTACTCTTTACTGCCCGAAGCTGCCGACGCATACAGGGAATTCCTGCGTTCTCGCGAGGAAACGATAGAGTTCCTTGAGAATGCCGGCCTCGGCGCCGCGCACGTCGTCGGGACTTTTCCGGATGCGGAATTCGCAGAGGAAAGCGCCGACAGCTGCCGCGCTCAGGGCAAAGGAGCGCGCGTGGTCGAGACAAGCGGCGTGCTCGGGACAACGTATCTCCTGGAATGTATTGATTTTGCGCAGATGCATTCTGAAAATGCAAAGAGCGGCGAACGGGCCGATGATAGCGTGAAGTCTGATGTCGAGTTGGACGTTGCGGTCATGCCCGATATGAACGTCGGCGCTTTGCCTGGCGAGAGTGTGGAGGGCAACGCGGCTGCGCCGGGCGACCCGATGCATGGAGGCGATGACCCTGCGGCCGTGCTTTCCGGTTATGAGGAACTGGATGCATCCATGATACGACCGGGCGGCTATGCCGTCTTGTTCGGCCTGCTGGATTCCAACCAGGCTGCAAGCCGCTACGCGGGCGTCCTGGCGGAAACGATCGACGTCGAACCCGAGGTCCACCGCATGTCCGGCACAAAACGCCAAGGGCTTTACGCCGTGCTCGGTCCGCCGGGTACTCTGGATGAAGCGCGCGGCGCGCTCGAATCGATGCCATACCCGGATCAATCCCCGATCGTCGTCAAGCTCGCGCCGTTGCAGAGGCTTGCCCGGGCGGAGCAGAGCGCGCCCGGAGTGGGGGAATACGATCCGTCTCTGGTGGCCATGTCCCTGGAGGCGGAGGCTCAGGCCCTGGAGGCGCTCCGGCGGGCCGAGGAAAGCATGGAGGACACGCCCTCCATCGAAGAGATAACGCGTATGCCGGAGGACGCCTTCGCCGGAAACGAGGTTGAGGAAGAGGACCCGCACGGCTGGACGGTCCAGGGGCGGACCGCGTCCCGGTTCGGCATGCAGGATTCGCCGCCGGTCTCCGCGCCCTCAGAGACCGGGGTGGATGTGCTGGTGGCGCGCACTTCACGCCGTTCCGAGGCCCAGGATGTTGTCCGTCGTCTTGAGGAGAGCGAGGTGAACGCTACAATTCGGGAAACCGACCACGGCGCGTACGAGGTGCGTGTGGAGAACGTTGCCGATACCCGCGCGGCGCGTCGTCTGGCTGAACGGATATTTTCGCAGGCGGGTGTGAACGCCACGGTGGTGCTGACTGCTGGCGCCGGGGAGTCGGTCGCCCCGGAGCTGGAGACGAGTGTGGGCAAGGCGACGCCCTACGCGGTTCAGGTCATCTCCACACTGGTGCGCAGCGAGGCGCAACGATACATGGAGACGCTGCGCTCCAGAGGGTATGATCCAGTTCTGGCGGAGGTCTCCGGCAAGTTGGGCGCGTGGTATTCCATACGCATCGGCAGGTATGCAAGTCCGGAAGAGGCGGAGCAGGCCTCCAGCGCGTTCAGCAAAAAAGAGGGCTTCTCGTCCATAGTGGTGGAAGACGCCGGGTAG